The DNA region GTATTCAAAACATGTGTTGAGTACTAGAGCATCTTATTGGAACCAAAATCACCTAAAAATACCATAGTATTAAATTTTCCATTGTACAGGATTTATTTGCTAGCTCAAATACTATATGATCGACCACACAAATAAAcgaaggaaaatattttttatccatGTATGCACAtgcaagtatatatatatatatatatatataattatatgtgTTTTTACTGGCCTTGTAAATTTTAGTGCAAGCAACCTACAGGCTATAAGTTTATAAACTACCCAACAATTACGGACAACTACTAATTGAAGTGTTTGAACGGAATCTTATAGCATTATCCTTGTAGCAAATGAGAAATTCTAATTTTACAAAGTTAACAGAAGcaccagtggtctagtggtagaatagtaccctgccacggtacagacccgggttcgattccggcTGGTGCAaaatttttgttgatttttttatttatctcaagGCATTAATAATGAACTGTACGTGTCGGGTGAAGAACACGTGCTGATTCTCTCCCTTTTCTGTACATTTCCTCCTTGTTCAGGCAAAACAAATATCTTGCTTTTTCAAAAATGCCAGGTAAGAATGCATGCTTTATTGGctagaaaaggaaagaaagagaaagaagaaaagaatgtATGTAGGCATCATGCACCATTGTAACTCGAGTAAATTAAGTgtacataaactttttttttactttatgtaTCAGACGCACAatcttttgaagaaaaaaagttcTGTAAGACCAACACACAATTAGCTTATCACAAGCAGAAGCAGATGACCCTCAAAAAGACTTCCTTCTAACCTTTGGTTGCCAGTTGATAGAATTTATCAAAACAGATGAaccaaaattaatattaaaaaaagagagaattgTATGATCCtctaacaaaagaaaactcttagattccaaaataaaataaaagccaGAAGAGAAATTACAAAATGTGGCTAACTCTAGAATCCCACAGTAGAAAAAGAAGCAAAAGTTGTAagggaagaaaaaaacagaaggcAGAGCTTTTGAAGACATCAGAAGCTGTTGTTCTAAAAGCCTCAACACATTTGTGCGGAAGAGACCAGAAGAAGAGCTCTAAGCAGCTTTAGGCTTGGGTATCCTCTTCTTCAGGTTCCTctgggaggaggaggaggaggaggttgtCGTTGCATTCTTCATTCCGATAAAAAACAGCAATGCCCCAAGAAGCGCAACGCTCTGCCATAAAACATTACAATCCAAAAAAGAATGAGAATAGGCcatataaccaaaagaaaaaaaatgcgTAAATGAATAGACAAACCTGCAAGAACTCagtaaagagaagagagaactCGCGGTCCTGAGGTCCATAGTTGTAGAAATCATATAAGATGGGGCTAACGACCACCAAGTAGAAAGCCTAAGAAACAAAGAATTGAAATTCCAAAGGTTCAATACAACAACTAAGCTAAgctttgaatatttataaacagAAATGAAGTGAGTCTTAACCAGAAGATAGGCACCAAAGACGTTGCCAACAACAAAGAGTAAGCCTCCGAGTCCTTTCAGAGCAACAATTGCCCATACGACTTGTTTCAccttttccaaaaatattaaaaatcgttCTCCCAGTCAGACCAAACATTAATATAGACAGCATAAATAGATATAAAGATCAAGGCAATACCTCAATGTCGGGAAATGCTACTCCTAATCTGGAAGAGAGATGTGCTTTGGTCAGGTGAAGCTTTGGAGCCAACTCTTTAGCTGCTGGACCACCGTCAGATCCAAAGTCACTGAACCTATTAAGAAGTACCAAAACGAATCGATCGGGTGTAGTTTAGTAAATATGATTCGACAAGACTAATAAGTTGAATCCAACTTTTTCCCTAAGAATCCAATAAAAAAACATCTTTGTGTGTCCTCTCTAAGGGATGAATACATACGCAGACAGACCAACAATGAGGAAATAAAACATTGATAGGAGTTGATCTGAAACAACGGTTAAGGGATTCAAAGGATCAATCTTTATGAGGAAAGAGATCTGGATCCTAAGATTAAGTACTCAAAATTCAGACTAGATTCATCAGCTAGGAAGTGCACTAGATCTAACCTAGATGCGCTTATACCAAATCAAACAGCTTTTGAGAAGGTTTCTCAATCAAATCAGATCTCGTAATATAGAAGGTTCGTCGGAGAGAATTCGAAAATAATAGAAGAACTCACATTTGCCAAGCGGAGAGGATGAATAGAGAAGCGAAGAGAACTCTTCCGAGAAACGAGAAGAAACCCATTTTTCTCTCCCTCTATCTGTCGCACGTAGGTCTGGTTTGTCGTCGGAGACAGGAACAATCTTTCTCGGTGGAAGCTATGTTCGGTTCCTCTGCTTCCACTCTACATATAAcgagttcggtttggttctagTTCGGTTTGAcataaccaaaccgaactaGTTGACTTGATACTAAACCAAAACGTATTTATCAActgattaatttataatttataatttaaaacctTCAACaatataaacaaatttaaatgTAACCACTTTTTGGGTTCAAATTAGATACACCCACATTACagaatacaaatttataaactaATCATTGATATAAAAAGTTTTCTACCCAAAGGTTTAATAAATCAAATTGAGATTGAAGCTCGGTTTGGTGGCAAGTtgaattaaaattgatttacaataaaacttataattttatgtaactGGTTGTAAACACTATATGGTAAAAACTATAGATTTATATAGTGAGTTTGCGgtaaaaacataaatcataatattttggtaattaGCGACGGCTAACATTTTTATTGTATAAGTTGTggtatatacaaataaatataaacatcaataataataaaaaaattattagcttaatatgttaacaaaaaataaaaataacaataataataaaatttattataaatttaacaaactgattaaatttaaatatattaaattaagtaaaataaattaaactaaagttaaagaaatataatatcatACCAtaatatacacacatatatatatatacacatataattttatgtatgtATAAACCTTTAATTACCAAATAGATTTAgcaattaaaattatataaataattgtagATAGTTTAAATGGAAATAATAGTTTGTAAATGGACTAACTAGTAAACAGCTGTATAAAATACATGTTCACGTGAGACAACTATGAATGTATCTCTTAAAAactgttaaaattaaaaaggtaaCTGTATGATAATAACTGAcgtaaaaccaaaagaaaacataattcaACTTCTGTTACATGAAATTTTGTTTGACGTTGAGTTATCAGTTGAGTTAGTGATTTTTGTAAAAGGATAACTCAAAACTGTAATTCATCTATAATGCATTAAGGGGTGTCAAAATGATCTAGCTCGCTcagctcagctcagctcataGTAAGCTCGGCTCTTTCATGAGTTAGCTCAGATcagctcatttattatatgaacTTCAATATGTAAACTCGTACTCGGATCATctagatcatgagttaaatgagctaactcgtgatctaacgcaaaataattataactatattaaattaaacatcgaTAAAATTActtctataatattattcaaaatttaataaaactattaatcatAAATAACTTACCGTGAGTTCTGAGTTACGATAAGCAAAGTGAGAGGAGACGTATGTCAAATTTGAGATCAATGAAATTTGTGAGAGAGATGATATGGTTAACGTGGGTTTATATAGaagattttgataatttctaaacaggatagtcttttttttctttcttcggaAAAACtatagataacttttaaaagttttactcctatattacttatgtatattttacattttagttttaaaaataaatatgataaatataaaaattatctttttccatAAAAAATGAACGAGCTCATGAGTCAGCTCATGTTCATTAACGATCGTTCATATAACTCGTGATCTTTTTCAAGCTCGATCattaaactcatttattaaatgagcctAAAATATAGTGATCATACTCATGAAAAaatgagctgagctgagctaactcatgagttgtaactcattttgacaccccaACTCAAACACTAACTTAAAAAATTACATGCAAGTCATGAATGGTAACATTTTTGAGTTATATCCCTATATAACTCAAACTTAATCAATGGTAATTCATGTCACCGATCAAAGTCTCGTAAACTAAACAAGattttaagtgtttttaaaaaaaaaattctaacaaaaaaattgagCTGTAAACTTATTCATATCTAATAATTTTGTTAGTATGTTTTtgctaaacttttttttattatgagAGTCAAACATAtgaaaacaatgttttttttaaagagtgaTCTGATAACAATAAgttaaaaatgaataaacaaacaaacatagcAAAACACAAATTGAATtgcaattttatttatgttttcatctttATAAAACTGCAATCCAATTTGTGTTTGGCtatgtttatttgtttattcatttttaacTCATTGTTTTCAGatcattctttttaaaaaaaactcattgtttattataaatgcaatgaatttctttatttttattttaaaatgcaatgaattttatttaattatgttgaTGTTGTTTTACCAATAAATTTAACGATGATCGTGTGGAGAAACacatatatttgtttctttttgtcaatAAGAAAGAactcaaaagttcaaaaaaaaacacacaaagaatTCAAATACGAGCATAACAattatgcattttattttaatttttcttttgaaacacatcattttattttatttcactgaagtttcttatcaatatttttcactattaaaaatattgataagaaacttcagttaaataaaaataaaatgatgtgtttagcaaaaaaaatatttttcactatacgtttagcaaaaaaaatatttttcactaTTTTCTCTAGATCAAGTTATTTCTTACCAATACTAGCAATCTAGTATACTACCTTCAACTACTACGAGGATATGATACGATCGAGGATACGATTCTTCTCTAGCTATACGTGGTGTTTTATAACTTGTACCAACCCATTTAATTGTTACTTCGTTTACGTTACGTTCtagttaattaaattatttactaCTTCGATTTTCTTGTGTACGTTCTAGTTAGCCTTTTGTGAAAACGTTTCTGTGAGCTCATTTTTTGAGTGGTTTTTGGTGTTACAAAGTCAACCTTTCTCTGCCATATACCAAATGTATAAGTACACTTCACCAAAAAAATTGAGCTGCAAACTATAATATTCATctctaaataattttcttagtatgtttttgctaaaaaaaaattttattatgaGACTCAAACATATGAAAacaatgagtttttttttcttttaaaatatggcTTTTAAAACAATGAATTGAaatgaataaacaaacaaacatagcAAAACACAAATTGGATTGCAGTTTTACAAAgatgaaaaaagaaataaatttttatttatgttttcaactttgtAAAACTGTAATCCAATTTGTGTTTTGCTATGcttgtttattcatttttaacTCATTGTTTTAAGAGTCatttttaagagaaaaaaaactcattgtttttattataaatgcaatgaattttttattttaaaatgcaatgaattttatttaattatgttgaTGGTGTTTACTAATAAATTTAACGATGATCATGTGGAACACAtgcatttgtttctttttgtcaatAAGAAAGAATTAattcaaaagttcaaaaaacaCAAAGAATTCAAATGCGAACATAACAATAGtgcatttattttaatttttatcttttgaaacacatcattttatttttattttgctgaTGTTTCTTGTCAATATTTTTCACTAGTTTCTTTAGATCAAGTTATTTCTTACCAATACTAGCAATCTAGTATACTACATTCAACTACTACGAGGATACGATTCTTCTCTAGCTATACTCGGTGTTTTATAACGTGTGGTACTATGCCAACCCATTTATTACTTCGTTTACGTTACGTTCTAGTTAATTAAATTCTTTACAGCTTCGACTTTCTTGTGCTATAGTTAACCTTTTGTCAAAACGTTTC from Raphanus sativus cultivar WK10039 chromosome 8, ASM80110v3, whole genome shotgun sequence includes:
- the LOC108819582 gene encoding uncharacterized protein LOC108819582, producing the protein MGFFSFLGRVLFASLFILSAWQMFSDFGSDGGPAAKELAPKLHLTKAHLSSRLGVAFPDIEVKQVVWAIVALKGLGGLLFVVGNVFGAYLLAFYLVVVSPILYDFYNYGPQDREFSLLFTEFLQSVALLGALLFFIGMKNATTTSSSSSSQRNLKKRIPKPKAA